A genome region from Lytechinus pictus isolate F3 Inbred chromosome 16, Lp3.0, whole genome shotgun sequence includes the following:
- the LOC129278789 gene encoding renin receptor-like isoform X1: protein MATSMSVFIFVTCLSLLCTYVLGEGRFLLAHVPEYLKVQTDEGPINANEIPDLFQLALGFSSSKPLSWHGMSAGSIFRRPKAGVLITVEEIQGTDALKPSALQSIPIKQVQPGSLTLDSVKDNIINMYGKSKPVSVELVAGAEFIRSPEEFPKLFEGLPPLRLDRMMPLLKGSTSVTLQLSPLTLNLTHQSDVNFFSELQIMQEVLLKLKANRAVVDDNVPDVYSFELSGFRALQSEYGPDSAQVADAMNVLADFIQQWGRDMIELYGEDLFMGVATVPMEAFMHRQGRSLMQATSTTTAAPTNAPTTTKVNPATTAEPTQAPATNITPSALNVAPYYDETFPVFFNIFLWMGIILVIAVVVVAMMLGNMDPGDSIIYRMTSQRIKID, encoded by the exons tatTAGGTGAAGGAAGGTTTCTACTAGCCCATGTTCCAGAATACCTCAAGGTTCAAACAGATGAAGGTCCTATCAATGCCAATGAAATCCCAGATTTATTCCAATTAGCTTTAGGattttcaagttcaaag CCTTTATCATGGCATGGGATGTCAGCCGGAAGTATCTTCAGAAGACCCAAAGCTGGTGTTCTAATCACTGTAGAAGAGATTCAAGGCACAGATGCTCTCAAACCATCAGCTCTTCAATCCATTCCTATAAAACAG GTGCAACCTGGTAGTCTAACTCTAGACTCTGTAAAGGATAATATTATCAACATGTATGGAAAAAGCAAGCCTGTTTCAGTAGAACTAGTAGCAGGTGCTGAG TTCATTCGGTCACCAGAAGAGTTCCCAAAGCTTTTTGAGGGTCTTCCTCCACTCAGGCTCGACAGGATGATGCCCCTGCTGAAAGGAAGTACATCGGTGACCCTCCAACTTTCACCTTTGACCCTAAACCTGACCCACCAGTCTGATGTCAACTTCTTCAGTGAGCTTCAGATAATGCAGGAAGTCCTACTAAAG CTGAAGGCAAACAGGGCTGTTGTTGATGATAATGTGCCAGACGTCTACTCCTTTGAGCTGTCAGGGTTCAGGGCTCTGCAGTCCGAGTATGGCCCAGACTCGGCTCAGGTCGCTGACGCTATGAACGTTCTAGCTGACTTTATCCAACAG TGGGGACGTGATATGATAGAGCTTTACGGTGAGGATCTGTTTATGGGCGTGGCTACCGTTCCCATGGAAGCGTTCATGCACAGACAGGGACGATCCCTCATGCAG GCTACAAGCACAACAACAGCAGCACCTACAAATGCTCCAACAACCACCAAGGTTAATCCA GCTACCACTGCTGAGCCAACCCAAGCCCCAGCCACCAACATCACACCGTCGGCGCTGAACGTGGCACCATACTACGACGAGACCTTCCCCGTCTTCTTCAACATTTTCCTCTGGATGGGCATCATCCTGGTGATCGCAGTCGTGGTCGTCGCCATGATGCTGGGTAACATGGATCCTGGTGACTCCATCATCTACAGAATGACCAGTCAAAGGATCAAGATTGACTAA
- the LOC129278789 gene encoding renin receptor-like isoform X2, which yields MATSMSVFIFVTCLSLLCTYVLGEGRFLLAHVPEYLKVQTDEGPINANEIPDLFQLALGFSSSKPLSWHGMSAGSIFRRPKAGVLITVEEIQGTDALKPSALQSIPIKQVQPGSLTLDSVKDNIINMYGKSKPVSVELVAGAEFIRSPEEFPKLFEGLPPLRLDRMMPLLKGSTSVTLQLSPLTLNLTHQSDVNFFSELQIMQEVLLKLKANRAVVDDNVPDVYSFELSGFRALQSEYGPDSAQVADAMNVLADFIQQWGRDMIELYGEDLFMGVATVPMEAFMHRQGRSLMQATTAEPTQAPATNITPSALNVAPYYDETFPVFFNIFLWMGIILVIAVVVVAMMLGNMDPGDSIIYRMTSQRIKID from the exons tatTAGGTGAAGGAAGGTTTCTACTAGCCCATGTTCCAGAATACCTCAAGGTTCAAACAGATGAAGGTCCTATCAATGCCAATGAAATCCCAGATTTATTCCAATTAGCTTTAGGattttcaagttcaaag CCTTTATCATGGCATGGGATGTCAGCCGGAAGTATCTTCAGAAGACCCAAAGCTGGTGTTCTAATCACTGTAGAAGAGATTCAAGGCACAGATGCTCTCAAACCATCAGCTCTTCAATCCATTCCTATAAAACAG GTGCAACCTGGTAGTCTAACTCTAGACTCTGTAAAGGATAATATTATCAACATGTATGGAAAAAGCAAGCCTGTTTCAGTAGAACTAGTAGCAGGTGCTGAG TTCATTCGGTCACCAGAAGAGTTCCCAAAGCTTTTTGAGGGTCTTCCTCCACTCAGGCTCGACAGGATGATGCCCCTGCTGAAAGGAAGTACATCGGTGACCCTCCAACTTTCACCTTTGACCCTAAACCTGACCCACCAGTCTGATGTCAACTTCTTCAGTGAGCTTCAGATAATGCAGGAAGTCCTACTAAAG CTGAAGGCAAACAGGGCTGTTGTTGATGATAATGTGCCAGACGTCTACTCCTTTGAGCTGTCAGGGTTCAGGGCTCTGCAGTCCGAGTATGGCCCAGACTCGGCTCAGGTCGCTGACGCTATGAACGTTCTAGCTGACTTTATCCAACAG TGGGGACGTGATATGATAGAGCTTTACGGTGAGGATCTGTTTATGGGCGTGGCTACCGTTCCCATGGAAGCGTTCATGCACAGACAGGGACGATCCCTCATGCAG GCTACCACTGCTGAGCCAACCCAAGCCCCAGCCACCAACATCACACCGTCGGCGCTGAACGTGGCACCATACTACGACGAGACCTTCCCCGTCTTCTTCAACATTTTCCTCTGGATGGGCATCATCCTGGTGATCGCAGTCGTGGTCGTCGCCATGATGCTGGGTAACATGGATCCTGGTGACTCCATCATCTACAGAATGACCAGTCAAAGGATCAAGATTGACTAA